CATCGCCGTCACCGGTTCCGCCAGCGGGATCGGCGCGGCCCTCGTGAGGATCCTCGAGGCCCGTGGCGACCGCGTCATCACCGTCGACCGGGTCGAGGCGGACCTGGTCGTCGACCTCGCGAGCGCCGAGGGCAGGGCCGCCGCCGTCGCCGGCATCACCGAGCGCTGCGACGGCGTCCTCGACGGTCTGGTGACCTGCGCCGGCACCTCGGTCCCGAGCCCGCTGATGGTCGAGGTCAACTACGCCGGCACCGTCGAGCTCGTCGAGGGCCTGCAGCCGGCGCTGGCCGCCTCCGAGGCCGGCCGGGTGGCCGTGGTGGGCTCGATCTCCGGCACCCAGCCCAACGACCCCGAGCTGGTCGACCTCCTCCTTGCCGGCCGTACGGCGGCCGCCACCGACCGTGCCGCAGCCCTGGTCGAGCAGGGAGCACCGACCCGGATCTACCCGTCCACCAAGGCGGCCATCGCTCGCTGGGCACGCACCACCTGCATCGCGCCCGGCTGGGCCGACGCCGGCGTACCGCTCAACGTGATCGCCCCCGGCGTCATCCTCACGCCGATGAGCGCCGGGCTGGTGGACGACCCGAGGATGCGCGCGGTGATGGACGCCGCCGTGCCGATGCCGCTGAACGGGTACGCCGAGCCGGAGGCGCCGGCCGAGCTGCTCGCCTGGCTGGTCAGCGAGGCCAACAGCCACGTCACCGGACAGGTCATCTACGTCGACGGCGGCGCCG
This genomic interval from Nocardioides kongjuensis contains the following:
- a CDS encoding SDR family oxidoreductase — translated: MSRTIAVTGSASGIGAALVRILEARGDRVITVDRVEADLVVDLASAEGRAAAVAGITERCDGVLDGLVTCAGTSVPSPLMVEVNYAGTVELVEGLQPALAASEAGRVAVVGSISGTQPNDPELVDLLLAGRTAAATDRAAALVEQGAPTRIYPSTKAAIARWARTTCIAPGWADAGVPLNVIAPGVILTPMSAGLVDDPRMRAVMDAAVPMPLNGYAEPEAPAELLAWLVSEANSHVTGQVIYVDGGAEATLRPAEHY